In Granulicella mallensis MP5ACTX8, the sequence GGAAGATGTCGCGGATCTCGACGCGATTTTTGTGCAGGGCCGGGACGACGATGTGCGAGGGCTCGTCGTGGCCGAGCTGCACGATCATGTCGGCGAGGTCGGTCTCGATGGGCTTGATGCCCGCGGCTTCGAGGGCGTGGTTCATCTGCACTTCGTCGGAGGTCATCGTCTTGACCTTGATGACTTCGAGGCCGGGCTCCGTGCCGCCGTAGTGGCGAATGAGATTGATCGCGATGCTGTTGGCTTCGTCGGCGTCGCGCGCCCAGTGGACTTTGCCTCCGGCAAGCTCGCAGTTGCGGGCGAACTCTTCGAGGTAGTGGTCGAGGTGCGCGAGGGTGTGCGCCTTGATGTCGCTGCCGGCCTGGCGGAGGTCTTCCCAGTCGGGCATCTCTTCTACGCGCAGTGCACGCTTGTTGCGGATGACGTTGGTGGCATGAGCCACGTTGCGGCGAAGCTGATCGTTCTTGAGCGCGGACTTCGCCGCGATGGGAAAGTCGGGTGCTTTGGAGGTCTTGCCGACGATGACACTCACGCGAGGCCTCCCGTGGGCTCGATGGGCTCGATGGACTCGAGGATCTCGGCCAGGTGCATGGTGCGAACCTTCGAGCCGGAGCGATGGAGGCCGCCGTAGATCTGCATCAGGCAGGAGTTGTCGAGTGCCGTCACGATCTCCGCGCCGGTCTGGACGACGCAGGCATCCTTCTCTGTGAGCATGGCGACGGAGACGTCGGGGTTCTTCACGGCAAAGGTGCCGCCGAAGCCGCAGCACTGTTCTTTGTTGGGGAGCTCCAGCAGTTTGAGGTCGCGGACGGAGCGCAACAGCTTTACGGGGGCATCGCCGACGTGCAGCATGCGGAGCGAGTGGCAGGAGGGGTGATAGGTGACGCTGTGCGGGAAGGTGGCGCCGACGTCTTCAATGCCGAGGCGGTTGACGAGCAGCTCGGAGAACTCGAAGACGCGCGGCAGCAGGCTGTGGACGTCCGTGAGGAAGGCGGGGTCGTTCTCGGCTTCGGCCATCATCACGTAGTGCTCGCGCATCATCGCCACGCAGGAGGCGGAGGGGACGCAGACGGCTTCGGCGTCGCGGAACATCTCGACGAAGCGGCGGACGAGAGGCACGGCCTCGCGATGGTAGCCGGTGTTGTAGTGCATCTG encodes:
- a CDS encoding (Fe-S)-binding protein; amino-acid sequence: MRIALFVACYNDTLFPQTGIAVTRVIERLGHTVEFPVQQTCCGQMHYNTGYHREAVPLVRRFVEMFRDAEAVCVPSASCVAMMREHYVMMAEAENDPAFLTDVHSLLPRVFEFSELLVNRLGIEDVGATFPHSVTYHPSCHSLRMLHVGDAPVKLLRSVRDLKLLELPNKEQCCGFGGTFAVKNPDVSVAMLTEKDACVVQTGAEIVTALDNSCLMQIYGGLHRSGSKVRTMHLAEILESIEPIEPTGGLA